CAAAAAAATAATGAGACAACTCAAGATGGATGTAATGATCCAAAAAGACTCCATTAAATATAGTCATATTCTCATTTGAGTTGCATAATTAAAGTATAAAGTTATGTTAGTGGAACCTTAATTCAAGTTATAGCAATGAAATTGGATCTGCGATCCAAAATAAGGTACTCCCTAAAGTGTAGGATATATATGAACTTATACATTATAAGAAAAAATGCTTgtagtgagtgagtgagtgacgATCATATTTTTGTCACTTAAAATAACATATAAATCATTCTTTCCCCATTCTCTCttttctcatttcatttttctttatttccaaaatgatagttttcaaaaaaaaaattggaataaCAATATCCAATAGTACTagttaagaaaagaaaaataagacaCCATATATTTACAGTAAGAAAAAATAGTGCATTGGTGCGCATAGACATAATCAAATTCGTTCTCGTGGTTGTTGAAATAATTATGAACGCATATTTTCACTCATGAAGCGTCACATATTCATTACCAAAATGTAAAAGCAAATGGATTTTGATAATggtaaaaaaatagtactctaTGTAACTATATGCAATGGTGTAGTATGCATCCTTGATATCAAGTAAGCAAAGTATCGACCAACGAATAGATATAATTTTTGTTCCCAACTTTTTTGAACATTTTTCCCtaaaatgtattttaatttttaaaatactcctACTTTTGTGATATTTTGGAAATGTTCCGAAATTGAAAAATTGGCGATAGCCGATGGCTTAGAACGCGCCATGTGAACATTACGTGGAAATTCTTTCCTTCTAAGCATATGTTCCAAACTTTAGTATTTCAAACCTTAGTGTATTTGCTTAAAAAATAATCTCAATTAAatcagttttttttatattaaaatgacGATTTATACTTATCGACCAATTATTTATAGGATCACTGGCAATTTTTGTGAACTAAGGTAAAAATCCtttgtgataaaaaaaagtaaaactaATTTGGTGACGAACTCCCTAGATTAATTGTAGTAGTATACCATTGCATTAGAGTTTGAGTTCCCTAGCTAGCATACATACAATAGATAGTGTTGGGTAGTTGGACTCTCATGATCGGAATCCTTCTTGTCTCGCGTTAATAAATTGGTGATTCTGACTTCTCTATAAATGAAAGGATAACATTTTCCTCTTATAAGGTCTTTTAGGAGGTAAATGACTCGTTTCTAATATGCTTATGAAGCATACCAAGTCGATTATGTGTTTCTTTATTGCAAGTGTAGAAGTCCGATGAGCATTCCAATTCATACATTGTGGAAATATATTGAAACCCGTTCTTGTCTCGTATCGACAAATTACCCTGGCCTTTCAAAAGAGTTGTAACACATACATTATGGAATTAGATGTTATCACACATGACCTTACAAATTATGGAAATGTGAGATCATACATAATGGGATCGAATACATTAGATTAATTAATATGAAACGATGGATGTTGGAGAAAACAAACTCATTTCTACACTACCACGCCACTACTTTAATACTATTATAATCTCACATATTCTCCTATTTTCCATGTCGGAATACACGAACACATAATTTAATAGTCTACACAACAACTATGTAGATTTTAGGCCTCCCTAGCTACTAGCCCACAAGCCGAAAAGCGAATCGAAGCTAAGAAGAAGAGCTCAAAAAAGCTCTCTTTCTCCAAACAACCCACCCACACTCTCTCTATTGTCAAAGCAAACAGGATAAAAACAAAGCTGCTTTGGGGGCTGCAAGTGCAACCTTGCTTTCCTTTCTTTGCTACTCTCAAACCTGCAATTCTCTCCCTCCAAAAGCATTATActattcctctctctctctctctctctctctctacaaaaccaaaccaaaccaaaccaaccAAACCAAACACATTCACAAACACATGCTCCTCCTCTTCCCCtctaaaaaaaacaagaaagaatGATAAGCGGAGCAGACTTCTACCACGTGATGACGGCGGTGGTGCCGCTCTACGTGGCCATGATCCTCGCCTACGGCTCCGTGAAATGGTGGAAGATCTTCACCCCGGACCAGTGCTCCGGCATCAACCGCTTTGTCGCCCTCTTCGCCGTCCCCCTCCTCTCCTTCCACTTCATCGCCAGCAACGACCCCTACACCATGAACCTCCGCTTCATCGCCGCCGACACCCTCCAGAAACTCATCGTCCTCGCCCTCCTCGCCGTCTGGGCCAACGTCACCAAGCGCGGCTGCCTCGAGTGGACCATCACCCTCTTCTCCCTCTCCACCCTCCCCAACACCCTCGTCATGGGCATCCCTTTACTCAAGGGCATGTACGGCGACTTCTCCGGCTCCCTCATGGTCCAGATCGTCGTCCTCCAGTGCATCATCTGGTACACCCTCATGCTCTTCATGTTCGAGTACCGCGGCGCCAAGCTCCTCATCTCCGAGCAGTTCCCCCACACCGCCGCCTCCATCGTCTCCATCCACGTCGACTCCGACGTCATGTCCCTCGACGGCCGCCACCCGCTCGAGACCGAGGCCGAAATCAAACAAGACGGGAAACTCCACGTCACCGTCAGGAAATCCAACGCCTCCAGGTCCATGGGATTCTCCTCCAACACCCCGCGCCCCTCCAACCTCACCAACGCCGAGATCTACTCGCTCCAGTCCTCCCGGAACCCCACCCCGAGAGGCTCCAGCTTCAACCACACCGATTTCTACTCCATGATGGCAGGCGGGGCCCACCGCACCTCCAACTTCGGCCCCGGAGAAGCTCTCCCCTCGCGTGGCCCCACCCCCCGCCACTCCAATTTCGATGAGGAGAccgctaataataataataataacaagcCTAGGTTCCACCACGGAGCTGCTGCGAATTACCCGGGGCCGAATCCCGGGATCGTTTCGCCGAAGGCGGCCGGGAAGAAGCAGAGGAGTGAGGAAGGGGGGAAGGATCTGCACATGTTTGTGTGGAGCTCCAGCGCTTCTCCGGTGTCGGATGTTTTCGGCGGCCATGATTATAATTCGTTGGACCAGAATGGGAAGGATCATGTTAGGGTTACTGTTTCTCCGACGAAAGGTGATTAATTGATTGattaaatgtgtttttattttttataatgaggcattatttgaaaatttgaatgtTGGTTGATTATATAGTGGAAAGGGAGAATGAAGAGGATTATGTGGAGAGAGATGATTTCAGCTTTGGGAAGGAGAGAGAGAATGGGGAAGAGAACAAAGTGAAAGTGATGCCTCCAACAAGTGTGATGACAAGGCTCATCTTGATCATGGTTTGGAGGAAGCTCATCAGAAATCCCAACACTTACTCTAGCTTGATTGGCTTAACATGGTCTCTAGTTTCATTTaggtaattttattttttttactatttttctaattttttttgggttttattATGGGTTGATTCTTATTAAATCTTTACCTTTTATAGGTGGAATGTGGAAATGCCTGCAATTATAGCCAAGTCCATATCCATACTGTCAGATGCAGGCCTTGGAATGGCCATGTTCAGTCTAGGTGATTACCTCTCTCTTTAATTAATTGCATTTATTATTACGTCTAATTACCAATCTAATGAAAGTAATCTTATGAGACTGTGGAAAGGGAAAAGCAAGAAAGCATGCTGAAAAGGCAAAGGTAGACAAGAGTGTGGGTGGGCATGGCATGGTGATGATGACATGTCTGCCTCTTTAATTGTGGCATGCCAATAAATAAAGTGCTTAATTaagttaaattaaataaaaagagaaattaaTTGAAGTGTGGGGGTTACGGTGCAGGTCTGTTCATGGCATTGCAGCCGAGGATCATAGCATGTGGGAATTCGGTGGCCTCCTTTGCAATGGCTGTGAGATTCCTTACAGGACCAGCTGTCATGGCTGCCGCTTCCATCGCCGTTGGCCTCCGCGGTGTTCTCTTGCGCGTCGCCATTGTCCAGGTCCATTCTTTTTCTAtcatactttattaattttgtattaaaacatCTTTCGTCCATCAATGATAGTATTTAGGTAGCATGATGGTTAAACAAATTAAGTTGTTGAGTGAGTAGTAAATAAGATTAATGGGGGAATTGGTGAGTGATTAATGAGGGAATTGGTGAGTGATTAATGAGGGGAAGACAAATCTAAGAcaatattttatgtttatttaattaACAGGTAGAGAATAATAATTTTTGTAATTTGGTGACAGTCCATGtatattatgagatttatgGTCCCCCATACTTAAATTAAGTGAAGTGAACTCCTTTTTGAAGAATCTCACTAAAATACTCCAACACATGACAGACACACGTGAATCTATCTTTTTTAATAAACAAAAGGAGAAAGCAGAAAATgggattattattattttattaaatatattctTGAAATGGACGTTCAATAAGTTCAAATGCAACAGGACAATGTGAGAGTGAAGgaaaatatattagtaatatGCTTGCTATTACATTTACAAAAAGtatttaaaatagtattatatttGTGTGTTATTTTTGGAATGCAGGCTGCTCTACCTCAAGGAATTGTCCCCTTTGTTTTTGCCAAGGAGTATAATGTACACCCTGACATTCTCAGCACGGGGTAACCATATCTCCACCCTTCAATATATGtttttcacacacaacacacatttACATGCATAGGATTCTTAggaaaatatttttcttaatttaacaTTCCATAATAATTAAGTGGCATTTTGTGTATTGAGttgtatagtagtagtacttactAATTTGTGTTTGAATGTGGCAGGGTGATATTTGGAATGTTAATTGCGTTGCCAATAACATTGGTGTACTACATTTTGTTGGGGCTATGAAGTGGGAAGAAAGAGTAGTGTATTTAACATCAAGTATTTGGACAAGGAGACATCTTTGTGAGGCAGCCACAAAAAGGGAGGGAGGGCCATGGATCCATTAGATTGATTTCTGTTTTTCCTAGTGAAAAAAGGTGTAAAGTTATGTCTGTAGCTCATCTTTcaggaaaaaaaaagatgatggtttaattaattagtttttctAATATATTTATTCTCTCCGTTTTCTATTTCCATATTAAACCAACTACTTAATACatgtaaaatgaaaaagaaaatcagTTTGGTGTTTTCTTCGGCTCACTTCAAAATTTCGGAGCATATAATTACTCCGAAATATTTGGTTGGTATTATAGTATTACAATTAAGAAATGTATAATTACTGGAAACAATATTCTTATAAGCATGAGATAATTTAATCATTCCTTCTATCCCTTGCAGGAGCAACTAGCAACTATATCTTGTGGGAAAACTACTTTAGAATTAGAGGTGCTTATTATTAATACTTCAtcctaattttattatattttatcatGTTGTTGATCACgtaacaataatattatagtTGCCACTTATCTTAAAGGTATTGTGTTATTTAAGCACAGTCGACTTAGATTGTTTGTTAAGTAGATCATAATTTTTATCCCTTTTTTCTTGGTTGAAAATTTGATTGTAATATTTAATGAATTTGTTACCGTTTCCTGCCTAAAattcttattaatttttttaacacTTATAAACATTTCATTTTATGTCACTTTCATGCGTAACGTTGTTCGCCAATTCGCGATCACACGCCCATGTCAAACTCCAACATGGTTTAATTAGAGAAATCCAAGCAAGCTTTGGTCCTCTCAATAAATGATTAACATTTAGTCATTTTTTcactatttaaattatatattaaaaaaaataatatatctaTTTTTGAGTTTCGTCTTCTCTCCATCAAATCAGTTTTTCAgctttgaattttaaaaattatatactcGTGTCTAAATTTCAATTGATTAATAATATACATTTAAACAATAGTAAATACTCCTATCATTAACgaataaaaaaatgagataTGAGTACTGTAAAATAGTGCAAGCGAACaatttgaaggatgaataagtGACACAGGGCAGCGTACTTAGTTCCGAAGGGGCAGAATTGCAAAGAATAAGTGGCACGAATAAATTCATAATATATATTTGATCAACTtatagaagaaaaataaaggCTATAAAATAATGCATACTGTTCATCAGATTTATTATTGCTGGAAAAGCTGCAGTGTCAATATTGCTAATGTAGGCAAAAGCACAAATTGTACAGTCTGTAGTATTATAGTTACCGATTGCGTGAGATACATGGAATTGGAAGATATATACGTTAGCTGAAATTAATTgaatcaattatttaattgaaatatatatatatatatatatatatatatatatatatatatatatatatatatatatatatatatatatatatatatatatcaatcgTGTTAGTTATGACGAATTCACTTGAACGTATCTCTACTTCAATTATCAGGAAATGGAAGAAGAGGACTAAAAGGGTCTATCGAAAAAATCACTGAAAACTAAATTCAAAACACTATCAGATAAAGTAGATTCCTGTTGATGATAGTTATTATGAATAAATCCATTAGTTCCAAAAATTCTCTGATAGATTGTTTCCAACATAATTTGCTGTCGCTGATGGTAACccaaattctattttctcttttGTATTTCTACAAGATAAAAAGAGGTATATCTGACTTCTTTTATTTGTACATTTCAATCTTctatttctatatatattttcttGGAATTTAATTTGATGGTGCGCACATTTTCTGTATCTTATTTTGTCTTCTCGAACTCGtttgaaaaagaaataaatcatATACAAcctgtttttttttctaggattttgGGGTGGAATTGTGATTGGTTTATGCCTGCAAACTGGGCTATTATTGTAGATGGAATGGATTGCAATTTGCAAACTGGACAAAGAGATGAGGATAAATGCACATGTTACATGTAATTGGATTTCCAAATAATACTTTGGTGAATTTATAGATGTACTTTGAAGAGTGGGTGTTGTCGAAACATGTTTTAGGTTATTCCAAAACACTAGATACTTGTGATACCATTCACTAATGAAAGCCTAAAGAGTTTATGTATGGCGATTACACTCTTCAATTAGCTATACTTCTATAATTCTTtatgtatgttcattacttcaAATTGAAAATTTGACTCTGGTATATGATAAATTAAACACCTAAcatacaaattcaaaatttaaattgaagaatgattaaataattatctaATTAAATGATTTGGGTGCACAATGATTCATCTATCACACATATCTAATaatgcaaataaaaataattatcaaattaaattattttacaatTGTATCAAATATCTTGTCATTTAAGCCAAAAGCCTCCACTAGGTAATACCAAAATCATGATACATGAGTATTCTGATAAAGGGATTAATTTTTTCTAGCTCTGATAAATGTTGGGCCACTCAATCTTCATAATTCAATCATC
This portion of the Salvia splendens isolate huo1 chromosome 10, SspV2, whole genome shotgun sequence genome encodes:
- the LOC121750124 gene encoding auxin efflux carrier component 1-like gives rise to the protein MISGADFYHVMTAVVPLYVAMILAYGSVKWWKIFTPDQCSGINRFVALFAVPLLSFHFIASNDPYTMNLRFIAADTLQKLIVLALLAVWANVTKRGCLEWTITLFSLSTLPNTLVMGIPLLKGMYGDFSGSLMVQIVVLQCIIWYTLMLFMFEYRGAKLLISEQFPHTAASIVSIHVDSDVMSLDGRHPLETEAEIKQDGKLHVTVRKSNASRSMGFSSNTPRPSNLTNAEIYSLQSSRNPTPRGSSFNHTDFYSMMAGGAHRTSNFGPGEALPSRGPTPRHSNFDEETANNNNNNKPRFHHGAAANYPGPNPGIVSPKAAGKKQRSEEGGKDLHMFVWSSSASPVSDVFGGHDYNSLDQNGKDHVRVTVSPTKVERENEEDYVERDDFSFGKERENGEENKVKVMPPTSVMTRLILIMVWRKLIRNPNTYSSLIGLTWSLVSFRWNVEMPAIIAKSISILSDAGLGMAMFSLGLFMALQPRIIACGNSVASFAMAVRFLTGPAVMAAASIAVGLRGVLLRVAIVQAALPQGIVPFVFAKEYNVHPDILSTGVIFGMLIALPITLVYYILLGL